A genome region from Streptomyces sp. S4.7 includes the following:
- a CDS encoding DUF5941 domain-containing protein, translating to MSTAILTGTPVPGSPLEGDLRSLGFDVRTAPDAATALSLLASAPAADRVALVDQRFVGHLHALRLALTDPRFPAAAVTGALTARPEARAALSAALTTVTDGTATGRTDTAPDAPAVHTGGAGVVTEAGQPVTRTAPAVFELPLADRVAAAIEADGTPVQRPELGSLVAAVPDTPADREQALAAVAAVDDEAVRLRSAVKARDGFFTTFCISPYSRYIARWCARRGLTPNQVTTASLFTALIAAGCAATGTRGGYVAAGLLLLFSFVLDCTDGQLARYSLQYSTMGAWLDATFDRAKEYAYYAGLAIGAARGGDDVWALALAAMVLQTVRHVVDFSFNEANHDSTAATGASAGGKEGTAVVGTPTTALSSRLDSVGWTVWVRRMIVLPIGERWAMIAVLTAVTTPRIVFYALLAGCAFAACYTTAGRVLRSVTRRAVRTDRAAQALADLADTGPLAELVARVTRRPARALPGVLPLLIAVAGGAAAVSMAAFGPLDSPVVVLGALVYVVTSGIAVARRMGGPLDWLVPPVFRATEYSTVLIFAARADLPGALPAAFGLGAAVAYHHYDTVYRIRGGAGAPPRGLVRALGGHEGRTLLVAVIAAFPTAESDLPPALTLLAVVVAVIALTESIRFWVSSGAPAVHDEGETA from the coding sequence CTGTCGACCGCCATCCTCACCGGTACGCCGGTACCCGGATCGCCGCTCGAAGGCGATCTGCGGTCGCTGGGATTCGACGTGCGCACCGCGCCCGACGCGGCCACGGCGCTGAGCCTGCTCGCCTCGGCGCCCGCCGCCGACCGCGTCGCCCTCGTCGATCAGCGTTTCGTCGGTCATCTCCACGCTCTGCGGCTGGCGTTGACCGATCCCCGCTTCCCCGCGGCGGCCGTCACCGGCGCGCTGACGGCACGCCCAGAGGCACGCGCCGCGCTGTCCGCGGCGCTGACCACCGTGACGGACGGCACGGCCACCGGCCGTACGGACACGGCGCCCGACGCCCCCGCCGTACACACCGGAGGCGCCGGTGTCGTCACGGAGGCCGGGCAGCCCGTCACCCGCACCGCACCCGCGGTCTTCGAACTCCCGCTCGCCGACCGGGTCGCCGCCGCCATCGAGGCCGACGGCACCCCCGTACAGCGCCCCGAACTCGGCTCGCTCGTCGCCGCCGTCCCGGACACACCCGCCGACCGTGAACAGGCGCTCGCCGCCGTCGCGGCCGTCGACGACGAGGCCGTACGCCTGCGCTCGGCCGTCAAGGCGCGCGACGGCTTCTTCACGACCTTCTGCATCAGCCCCTACTCCCGCTACATCGCCCGCTGGTGCGCACGGCGCGGACTGACCCCCAACCAGGTCACCACCGCGTCCCTGTTCACCGCGCTGATCGCGGCGGGCTGCGCGGCCACCGGCACCCGCGGCGGCTATGTCGCGGCCGGACTGCTGCTGCTCTTCTCCTTCGTGCTGGACTGCACCGACGGACAGCTCGCCCGCTACTCGTTGCAGTACTCGACGATGGGCGCCTGGCTGGACGCGACCTTCGACCGCGCCAAGGAGTACGCGTACTACGCCGGACTCGCGATCGGCGCGGCCCGGGGCGGCGACGACGTATGGGCACTCGCGCTCGCCGCGATGGTGCTCCAGACCGTGCGGCACGTCGTCGACTTCTCCTTCAACGAGGCGAACCACGACTCCACCGCCGCGACCGGTGCCTCCGCCGGGGGCAAGGAGGGCACGGCCGTCGTCGGCACCCCCACCACCGCCCTCTCCAGCAGGCTCGACAGCGTCGGCTGGACCGTCTGGGTACGCAGGATGATCGTCCTGCCGATCGGCGAGCGCTGGGCGATGATCGCCGTCCTCACCGCCGTGACCACCCCCAGGATCGTCTTCTACGCGCTCCTCGCCGGCTGCGCCTTCGCCGCCTGCTACACCACCGCCGGCCGCGTCCTGCGCTCGGTCACCCGCAGGGCCGTCCGCACCGACCGGGCCGCGCAGGCGCTCGCCGACCTCGCCGACACGGGACCGCTCGCCGAACTGGTCGCCCGCGTGACGCGGCGCCCGGCCCGCGCGCTGCCCGGCGTACTGCCTCTCCTGATCGCCGTCGCGGGCGGCGCCGCCGCCGTCTCCATGGCCGCCTTCGGCCCGCTCGACAGCCCCGTGGTCGTCCTCGGCGCCCTGGTGTACGTCGTCACCTCGGGCATCGCCGTCGCCCGCCGCATGGGCGGCCCGCTCGACTGGCTCGTCCCGCCGGTCTTCCGGGCCACCGAGTACAGCACCGTTCTGATCTTCGCCGCCCGCGCCGACCTCCCCGGCGCCCTGCCCGCAGCGTTCGGGCTGGGCGCGGCGGTCGCCTACCATCACTACGACACGGTGTACCGCATCCGTGGCGGCGCCGGAGCCCCGCCCCGCGGGCTGGTCCGGGCACTCGGCGGACACGA